From Haemorhous mexicanus isolate bHaeMex1 chromosome 1, bHaeMex1.pri, whole genome shotgun sequence, one genomic window encodes:
- the CTNNB1 gene encoding catenin beta-1 isoform X2: MATQADLMELDMAMEPDRKAAVSHWQQQSYLDSGIHSGATTTAPSLSGKGNPEEEDVDTTQVLYEWEQGFSQSFTQEQVADIDGQYAMTRAQRVRAAMFPETLDEGMQIPSTQFDAAHPTNVQRLAEPSQMLKHAVVNLINYQDDAELATRAIPELTKLLNDEDQVVVNKAAVMVHQLSKKEASRHAIMRSPQMVSAIVRTMQNTNDVETARCTAGTLHNLSHHREGLLAIFKSGGIPALVKMLGSPVDSVLFYAITTLHNLLLHQEGAKMAVRLAGGLQKMVALLNKTNVKFLAITTDCLQILAYGNQESKLIILASGGPQALVNIMRTYTYEKLLWTTSRVLKVLSVCSSNKPAIVEAGGMQALGLHLTDPSQRLVQNCLWTLRNLSDAATKQEGMEGLLGTLVQLLGSDDINVVTCAAGILSNLTCNNYKNKMMVCQVGGIEALVRTVLRAGDREDITEPAICALRHLTSRHQEAEMAQNAVRLHYGLPVVVKLLHPPSHWPLIKATVGLIRNLALCPANHAPLREQGAIPRLVQLLVRAHQDTQRRTSMGGTQQQFVEGVRMEEIVEGCTGALHILARDVHNRIVIRGLNTIPLFVQLLYSPIENIQRVAAGVLCELAQDKEAAEAIEAEGATAPLTELLHSRNEGVATYAAAVLFRMSEDKPQDYKKRLSVELTSSLFRTEPMAWNETADLGLDIGAQGEPLGYRPDAVSSE; the protein is encoded by the exons ATGGCAACTCAAG CTGACTTGATGGAGCTGGATATGGCAATGGAGCcagacagaaaagcagcagtcagtcactggcagcagcagtcaTATCTGGACTCTGGTATCCATTCTGGGGCCACAACAACTGCTCCTTCCTTGAGTGGCAAGGGAAATCCTGAAGAAGAAGATGTGGACACAACACAAGTGCTGTATGAGTGGGAACAGGGATTCTCTCAGTCCTTCACCCAGGAGCAAGTTGCGG ATATTGATGGCCAGTATGCAATGACTAGAGCTCAGAGGGTGCGTGCAGCTATGTTCCCTGAAACCCTGGATGAAGGAATGCAGATCCCATCCACGCAGTTTGATGCAGCTCATCCAACTAACGTGCAGCGCCTGGCTGAGCCATCCCAGATGTTAAAACATGCTGTCGTTAATTTGATAAACTACCAAGATGATGCTGAACTTGCAACTCGTGCAATCCCAGAACTGACCAAACTGTTGAATGATGAGGACCAG GTGGTGGTGAACAAGGCTGCAGTTATGGTTCATCAGCTGTCCAAAAAGGAAGCGTCTCGCCACGCCATTATGAGATCTCCTCAGATGGTGTCTGCCATTGTACGTACCATGCAAAACACAAATGATGTGGAGACAGCCCGGTGTACTGCAGGGACACTACACAACCTCTCACATCACCGTGAAGGCTTGTTGGCAATCTTCAAATCAGGAGGCATCCCTGCTTTGGTTAAAATGCTGGG GTCCCCAGTGGACTCTGTGCTGTTCTATGCCATTACAACTCTTCACAATCTCCTGTTACATCAGGAAGGAGCCAAGATGGCTGTCCGTCTCGCTGGTGGGCTGCAGAAAATGGTGGCCTTGCTCAACAAGACAAACGTCAAATTCTTGGCCATCACAACAGACTGCCTTCAGATTTTAGCATATGGCAATCAAGAAAGTAAG CTGATTATTCTGGCAAGTGGCGGACCCCAGGCTTTAGTAAACATAATGAGGACCTATACTTACGAGAAACTATTGTGGACCACAAGTAGGGTGCTGAAGGTGTTGTCAGTCTGCTCCAGCAACAAACCTGCTATTGTTGAGGCTG GTGGGATGCAAGCTTTGGGGCTCCACCTCACAGATCCAAGCCAGCGTCTTGTCCAGAACTGTCTCTGGACTCTGAGAAATCTGTCAGATGCTGCAACAAAGCAG GAGGGCATGGAAGGCCTTCTAGGAACTCTAGTTCAGCTTTTAGGATCAGATGATATTAATGTTGTGACTTGTGCCGCTGGCATCCTTTCTAACCTTACCTGCAACAATTACAAGAACAAGATGATGGTGTGCCAGGTTGGTGGCATCGAGGCTCTGGTGCGCACAGTCCTCCGGGCTGGAGACAGGGAAGACATCACGGAACCTGCGATCTGTGCTCTCCGTCACCTCACCAGCAGACACCAAGAAGCAGAGATGGCTCAAAATGCAGTTCGTCTCCATTACGGGCTCCCAGTGGTGGTAAAGCTGTTGCACCCACCCTCACACTGGCCTTTGATCAAG GCTACTGTTGGCTTGATCCGCAACCTGGCTCTGTGTCCTGCAAACCACGCCCCGCTGCGTGAACAAGGTGCTATCCCAAGGCTAGTGCAGTTGCTGGTTAGAGCACACCAGGATACCCAGCGACGCACTTCCATGGGTGGGACACAACAGCAGTTTGTG GAGGGTGTGCGTATGGAAGAAATTGTCGAGGGCTGCACTGGAGCCCTGCACATTCTTGCACGTGATGTTCATAATCGAATCGTAATCAGGGGTCTAAATACCATTCCACTATTTGTGCAG TTGTTGTACTCTCCCATCGAGAATATCCAGAGAGTAGCTGCTGGTGTACTTTGTGAATTGGCTCAAGACAAGGAGGCAGCTGAAGCAATTGAAGCTGAAGGTGCAACTGCTCCTTTAACAGAACTGCTTCATTCTAGGAATGAGGGTGTTG CAACCtatgcagctgcagtgctgttcAGAATGTCTGAGGACAAACCACAGGACTACAAGAAGCGACTTTCTGTTGAGTTGACAAGCTCCCTGTTCCGGACCGAGCCAATGGCTTGGAACGAG